CCCCTGCTGAAACCAGAAATGGTCGATTGTATTCTTTAGCCACTTCAAAATACGCCTCGCCAGTAATGGATACCTTTTTTTTATCAGAAAAAACCACAGGATAGACTATGGAACTTCCAGCATTTAGCCATACACGAGTTCCATCAGCTAATTGCATGTCAATGACCTTACTACCTTTCGGATTTGACAACGTATTATAGCCATTTGTTCCGGACAGAGCACCATCTCCCCTCTTTTTCTCGTACGCAATATGACCATCACTCAGCTTTATCAATTGCATGCTACCTTGGGTGACAATGGTGCCATTATTGGCACTATCGAGGTATATCTTTTGGCCATTTGCCAAAGTAATCATCGCTTTGTTGATTGCAGGAGATTTTATTTCATTAGGACTCTTAACCACAAAATTTTTGTGTTGCTTTGAGCCGATGGTAGAAAATAACCAATAAAACATCCCAACGAGTATAATCACTGCGGCAGCAGCAGCCCTCGTCCACCAACGCCAATGGAACGAAGCCTTGAGAGACAACGACGGCCCCTTGTTGCCTACAATTATTTTATTAAACATGCTGTCCCAATCTATCTTATCATAGACGTTGTCAGGCTTGTAATTTGACCAAAACTTTCGGACGTATTCCTTAAGTTCTGAATCTTCCTCTGCATCAGCCATCCAAGTCATAAGCTCCTGCTCCTCTCCAGTCGAGGCAGTTCCGGAAGTATAGGCTTCCAGCAAGTAGAATATCCGTTCATTGAACTGCATAATTCACTAGTTTGTTAAAAATAACAAGTTCTACCCGCAGCTTAATCCCTGGTCTTAAGACAGATACTCGAACAATTCATTTGTACTACCCAACTTGAAAATAAAATTTTAAGCGGCGCTGTTTTTAATCCAATAACGATGCTAACATAATGTAAATCAATATAGAATGGCTTAAATAGGATTTAACGGACTTCATAGCGTCGGCAAGATGATTTTTGACTGTGTGCGGTGAAATATTAAGCTGTTCTGCAATTTGTTCGCGGCTGAACCCATCTTGTTTGCTAAGCCTAAATACCTGTTGCTGCTGAGCTGGTAATCGGGATATAGCTTCCTCGATTAGTCGTTCACCTTCGCGCGCCAGAACAGTCTCGTCAGTGATACTTTGAAAACTGGGCGCCTCGGCCACCATTTTCAATAGGTTCCTGTCCAAAGCGGCTCTTTTGTAGTGGCGAAATACTTGCCGGTAAAGCGATGTAAAAAAATAAGAATCTGGGTTAGTAATTTCCGGAAGAGAGGCTCTATTTTGCCATATCTTGAGAAAAATCTCTTGTACCATATCCTCCGCTAAAGCTTCGGATCTCGTCATTTTTAGCACCACCGCATAAAAACGATTTCGGTACTTATCAAAAAAGATACGGAAAGCCTTTTCGTCCCCTTCCGCGATGCGAACCAAAAGTTCGTGGTTATGATATGTTGTCCTTTGTTCCAATGCTTAGGGTGGAAAAGTAACAAAAAATAGAATTTTAGGCAAAAAGAATTGGATGGTACTCTTTTGTAAACGCCTTCAATCATCTGTCATGAGTCTGAATAAATTTTATATGTGTGTTGTTTAATGAACAAGTTGACGTTCATCAGCAATGAACAGCATTCGTCATTTTATCTCTCGAAAATTAAATGAACCTGTTATTTTCGCTTGTCTTGTCCATAAGACTTTTCGAAATGGTTGGTTCCAAGAACAATAATTTCCCTATGAACGGGTTGCAAAAATGGCCTGCTACTATTTTTAACTAGTTTGTAGTTCAATTTTCAGTAGGAATGTTTGTAGATATAGCAAAATAGCCTGCATTCATCATTTGGACTGCTTTATATATAACTCTAAGAAAGTCTGATTTCTTTGTTAGTTCATGGTACATTTTTTAACCCAAGCCAATGAAAAATGAAACCCAAACACTATTTATCTCCTACTTTTTCGTGTTGGTATTGTCTCTTTTATTTCTTGCAGGAAAGGCGAGCGCAATCATGAAGTCATTGCTGCAAATGATATCGGGAAAATCAAAGCATCTTTCTCGGAATAGCAAATTGGGCAAAGACCTATGAACAAGTATAATGAATCATTAGAATTAATTTTAAAAGTTGATTTGGATAGCATCAAAAGAGAAAGTGTGTAAACGATACTCTTTCTAATTATTATATTTCAATATATCCTAGACTTTGGTCTAATATATTCTGTACAGTCAGTAATTCTAAGGGTATATACCCCATGTTAAAACTAATTTTCTATGAGGTTACTAATATATTATTGGTTATTATTACTTAGCAAAAAACAATTTAACAGGAAATGGATCAGGAAGAGTATAAGGAAAACTATACCCATAGGCAGAGATTAAAACTAGTTGAAGTATCTGGAATTATTATTTATCCCGACGATTCAGGGATTCCTCAAGATGTGATCATTATTCCGTACAAAGCGCAAAACGGAGATCAGCTTCGAGGTGTGATTGTTTCCGCCCTCCGGTCCCTACTGGAAAAATCTGAAAAGGGAATCTTCACGTATTTTCAAAATATACGATGGATAGATACGAATCTCGAAGACAGTTTAAAAAAATGGCAGTTTCTGAAGGGGTCTTTCATAGGCGTACATTACTGGGAGTATCCCACAGTTAGAATTGGCTACGGGATAATCGCTTTTGATCAAACATTTATTGATATGGAACCCATAGAGCCAGAGGAATGCAGAGTTCTTAATATTGAAATTGATAAAACGAAATATGAATTCGAAGTAATTGAATTTCCCAGAGAACTGGGAATTCCTAAACTTTTTAAAGGTATCAATTTGGAATATACCAACGTTGAGTAAATAGCCAGTACAATCAATCATCAAAATGTTGGCAATAAACTATATCCCTTAATCTTTAATCACTCAACAGTATTGAGGTAAGTTAACTTCAATGCAGATGTTTCGTATATTAGTAAAAGCTGATTAACCTGTATAAAGTAAGGGAAAGAAATCGGGGCTATACAAAAGGAACTCAACTAAAAAACAAAACCCCGCGACTAGCGCGAGGTTTGAAAGTTGCTTGTGATCCCGCTGGGACTCGAACCCAGGGCCCATACATTAAAAGTGTATTGCTCTACCAACTGAGCTACGGAATCCTTTGCTGTAAAGCGGTTGCAAAAATAGTAATAAAATCTTTCCAGCCAAATTTTTCTTTAAAAATTCCGTTAACCCACATCCATCCCACATTCCACTCATTTTATTGATTACAATTGTATCAACTATCCTATTTTTGTAACGCTAAATTATACCCATGAATTTTCAAAACAAATCAGTTGTCATCACCGGCGGTACCTCCGGTATCGGTAAAGCACTCGCTGTGGAATTTCTTGCACTCGGCGCCAATGTGGCCGTCTGCGGCAGAAAACAACCCGCCCTCGATGCCATGCAAAACGAACTGAATAATAAACGTCTCTTTACTTTTGTAGCTGATGTAAGCGTCGAAGCCGACTGCAAATCATTCATCGAAAGCACCATTGCTACATTCGGTAAAATAGATATACTCATCAACAACGCAGGTATCTCCATGCGGGCCATGTTCAGAGATCTCAATGTGGATGTACTGAAATCTCTGATGGATATCAATTTCTGGGGAACAGTGTATTGCACTAAATATGCTTACCCTTCTATCCTTGCTAATAAAGGCACTATTGTAGGTGTTTCCTCTATCGCCGGATACAGAGGCCTGCCTGCCCGCACCGGCTACTCTGCTTCCAAATTCGCCATGCAGGGCTTCCTCGAAGCATTGCGCACCGAAAACCTGCACGCCGGCGTAAACGTCATGTGGGTCTGCCCCGGATTCACGGCATCGAATATACGTAATACGGCACTCAACCCCCAGGGCCAGGCCCAGAGCGAAACTCCGCTCGACGAAGGTAAGCTCATGAGCGCCGAAGCAGTAGCGAATGCTATTGCCAAAGCCATCTTCAAACGCAAACGTACACTCGTGCTCACCGGTCAGGGAAAACTCACCGTGTTACTCAGCAAACTCGCACCCGGCCTGCTCGACAAACTCGTTTATAACCACTTCAAAAAAGAACCCGGCTCGCCGCTTCAATAAACAGAAACGCTAGCCGTTAACGTTAGTGTGAAAAAAAACGGCACAAAAAATGATCACAAGCTGTTTTTTGTCTTTCTTTGCAATTAGTTTAGCTCATTACCCCCATGGCACCTTTTTTGAAGAACTGCGCACATTTTATTTTGCTATTCTGAAAAACTGTACCCGGGCTGAGTTGTAAAAGCAGGTTGGTGTAACGGTTTCGAACACTGGGATTTGGATTTAGATTATCTGGCATGTCCATTATAACATTAACATCAGACATAGGAATGCAGGACTACCTGGTAGGGGCCATCAAAGGGCAACTCTGGCAATACTGCCCGGAATGTCATGTTACGGACATCTCTCATCATATCAGTCCCTTTAACCTCCCACAGGCAACCTACATCTGCAAAAGCGCCTTCGCCTATTTCCCGCTGGGCACTTTCCATTTTGTACTGATCAACCTGTTCGATAAACGCCCCGATCATGTGCTCGTGGCTGAACATAACGGCCAGTACATCGGCTGCGCCGATAACGGACTGCTAACCATGATCGCCGGTGGCATGCCGGAGAAAGTGATCAAACTCCCCCTGCCTGCCGACGCACCTAAAAATACTTTTACCATCATCCAATTGCTCGCTACCGCTGCCAGGGAGCTGAGCCGCGGCAAAGCACTCGGTGAACTCGGCCCCATGACCCAGCAGATACAGGTAAAACATAACCTGCAGCCACTCGTGGGCGACGATTTCATCGAAGGGCAGATCATTCATATCGACAGCTTCGAAAATGTAGTGGTGAACATCACCCGGCAGCAATTCTATCAGCAATGCAGGAACCGGCAATTCCGGATCTTCTTCCGCCGCGATGAAGTGATCAGCCAGATCAGTGAAACCTATGCCGATGTTCCGGAAGGCACCAAACTGGCCCTGTTCAATGCCGCCGGATACCTCGAAATCGCCATCAATAAAGGCAATGCCGCCGGCCTCTTCGGCCTGCAGGGCTTCCGCCGCGAGCAACTCACGCAGCCCGCCGGCTACCAGCAACTCTCCTATTATCAAACTGTAAGAATCATATTCCAATGATCAACCGGATAGTAAAAATGGAATTCGCACCCGACAAGGTACCTGTCTTCCGTCACCTCTTCCACCAACAACAATCCCTCATCCGGAATTTCCCCGGCTGCCTCCATCTCGAACTCTGGGAAAATACAGCAACACCCCATATCCTCTTCACCTTCAGCCAGTGGGAATCCGAAGCCGCCCTCGAATCCTACCGGAATTCCTCCCTCTTCCACGAAACCTGGGCCGCCACTAAAGTCCTGTTCAACGCCAAACCCCAGGCCTGGAGCTGCCAGCCGATAGTAATAAGTCGCTAGCAAAATCATATTACAGGCCCCGAATATATTAATTAAATAAATAATTTAAATTTCTTCCTGAAAACCATCTCTTTTAACCATCTTCCTCTCCCGATTATTAATTCTTAATTACTTTCTAATCCTTTATCAGCCTGTTCCCGGCAATTCCTGCTGCTTCATTCCCAATTCTTATTTCCTCCCAAATCCTTTCTATCAAAGGGATTACACCGATTTCAATAGTTAACAATTAAAAAGATATTTACAAAAAGTTAAAACTGTTCGTCAGATTAGCATAATTTGCCGTTTTTTATATTTTTGTCGGACCTTAAAACAACCTTATGAATTTCAAAAGGACCAACAACCTGGTCGGCTGGGTCATCTGCATCATTGCCTGCTTTGTCTACATTAAAACAATGGAAGCTACAGGTAGCTTGTGGGACTGCGGCGAGTTTATTTCAAGTGCTTATAAAGTACAGATTCCTCACCCGCCCGGGGCACCTTTGTTTGTGTTGCTTGGAAGATTGTTTAGTATGTTCCTTAAACCTTCCCAGGCCGCATTAGGAGTAAATACCATGACGGCCCTGGCCAGTGGTTTTACTATCCTGTTCCTGTTCTGGACCATTACCCACTTCGCCCGTCGCCTCATGGTAAAACCAGGCGAAGAAATTTCCCGCGAAAAAATGATCGCTATTATGGGCGCCGGCATTGTTGGTGCACTGGCCTATACTTTTTCCGATTCATTCTGGTTCTCCGCAGTGGAAGGCGAGGTATATGGTATGTCCTCTTTCTTTACCGCCATCGTTTTCTGGGCCATCCTCAAATGGGAACATGAAGCCGATGAACCATACTCCGACCGCTGGATCGTGCTGATCGGCTACCTGCTGGGCCTCTCCATCGGCGTTCACCTCCTGAACCTCCTGACCATCCCGGCTATGGTGATGGTATACTACTTCAGACGTTATAAAGTTACCGGCTGGGGCACCTTCTGGGCCTTCATGATGGGCTGTGCCATCACCGGTATCGTGCAGAAATATTTCATACAGGATACGGTGAAAGCTTCCGGCTATATGGATGTTTTCTTCGTAAACTCGCTCGGTATGGGCTTCTTCACAGGGTTCCTCTTCTATTTCGCCCTGATCGTAGCCATCCTCTTCATTGGTTACAGAAAACCGAAGTTCAGTATCTATGCCCCACTCATCGTTATCGCTACGATCATCATCGTACCGGCTTTCAATGATCCCGGCACCGGCACTATCTTCTTTAAATTCGTGCTGGCCGCATTCTTTGTGGCGATCCCCTGGATACTGAAAGCAATAGGTGTGAAATTCAATCAGAGCAAAGCGGTGCACTTCAGCCGGCTCACGATCATGTTCCTCCTGTTTATGCTCCTCGGCTACTCCACTTATATTACTACCATGGTACGCTCTACTGCCAACCCTTCGGTAGATATGTATAATGTAGATAACCCGATCTCTCTGGTAGGTTATCTCGGCCGTGAACAGTATGGCGATTTCCCGCTCATTTATGGCCAGGTATTCACTGCCCGTCCTACTGAATACAAGGAAGGCGCTAATATCTACGCCCGCGGCGCTAAGAAATATGAAGTATCCGGCAAAAAAATGGATCCTGTGTACGCTCCTGATGATATGATGCTGTTCCCCCGTGTATGGGATGGCAGCAACGATCAGGGCCACGCCGATTTCTACCGCTCCTGGCTGGGCCTCCAGCAGGGCGAAAAACCCGGCTTTGGCGATAACATCAAATTCTTCCTGCAATACCAGGTGAACTTCATGTATATCCGCTACTTCATGTGGAACTTCGTAGGTAAACAAAATGATACCCAGGGTTATGGTAACGTACGTGATGGTAACTGGATCTCCGGTATTTCGTTTATCGATAACTTCTTCTATGGCGATCAGTCACTCATGCCCGATAGCCTGAAAGACAATAAAGGACACAATACCATGTTCTTCCTCCCGGCTATCCTCGGTTTGCTGGGCTTCTTCTTCCAGTATAACCATCACCGTAAGGATACCCTGGTAGTATCACTGTTGTTCTTCTTTACCGGCTTTGCCATCATTTTGTACCTGAACCAGGCCGGCAACCAGCCACGTGAACGTGACTACGCTTATGTAGGCTCCTTCTACGCGTATGCTGTCTGGATTGGCCTCGGAGTACTGTCTGTATACAACTTCCTGAAAAAGAAAACGAAGAGCGCCCTCTCCCCGGCTCTCGCTACCGGTATCTGCCTGCTGGCCGTGCCTGTACTGATGGGCTTCCAGGAATGGGACGACCACGATCGCTCTACTAAATATGTTGCCAGAGATGTTGCAAAAGATTACCTGGAGTCCTGTCAGAAAAATGCCATCCTGTTCACCGTCGGCGATAACGATACTTACCCGCTCTGGTATGCTCAGGAAGTGGAAGGCATCCGCCCGGATATCAGAGTGATCAACCTGAGCCTCCTCGGGGTTGATTGGTACATCGATCAGGCACGCAGAGCTGTGAATGAAAGTCCTGCTATTCCGATGACCTGGTCGGCCGATAAATACAAAGGTGAAACCCGTAACTACATCCGCTTCTTCGATCCGGGAAATATTCCTGCTGATAAATACTTTAACCTGAAGGAAATCATGAACTTCATGGGTAGCGATGATGCCAACAGCAAAATAACTACCCAGGATGGCGGTAACGAAAACTTCCTGCCAACCCGCCAGCTGTTCATTCCGGTAGATAAAGCCGAAGTAGTGAAATATGGTGTGGTAAATACGAAAGACACCGCCCGCATCCTTGCCTCTGTGCCATTTAAAGTAAGCAAGAACTTCCTGCTGAAAAACGACCTCGCGGTATATGATATCATTGCTGCCAATAACTGGAAACGGCCTATCTATTTTACCAGCCCAACCGATCTTGGCCTCAACGATTACCTGCAAACCGATGGCCTGGCTTACCACCTGGTACCGCTGGAAAAACAAACCACCCAGGATCCGCTGGGCATGGATATCAACGCCAACGTAAACGCCATGTATGATAACCTCATGCACAAGTTCGAATTCGGTGGCGCTCAAACCAAAGGCACTTACTTCGATGAGCCTAACAGGAAAATGGTGATGTACCTCCGTCAGGCATTCACTAAACTGTCTATCGCTATGGTACAGGAAGGAAAAGCCAAAGACAGCGCCCTGAATGTACTGAAGTATATGGATAAGAACATACTGGAAACTAACTTCCCATATGCGATGACCAGTCCGGGTAACATGCACAACTATACCTCCATTCAAACCATCTACGCCTATTACATGGCCGGAGATCCGAAGAAAGGAGATGAACTGGCCGATAAAGTGACCAGGGATTGTGAACAACAGCTGCGCTTCTACAGCTCTCTGCCTCCGAGCAGAATGACGAGCGACTTACAGCGCGATGGCCAGAACGCCCAACAGTTTATCGCCTGGTTACACCAGATGAAAGGCGACTTCGGCGTAAACGGCGCAAAACGCAATAAAGAAGGCGTTATCCAGATGAGTACGGAAGATTCCAACGCAACACCTGCTGCAAAAGACACGGGTAGAATTAAGAAATAAGAATATAGAATTAAGAATAAAAGGCGAAGACCTTAGCGAATAATTTCAAATCGCTAAGGTCTTCGCCTTTTATTCTTAATTCTATATTCTTATTTCTTAATTCTCTACAGGTTGCTTACCATGGTTCTCCAGTAAGCAGCACTTTCTTTTACTTCAGGTACATTGTAATCCCAGTGATATTCATATTCTGCAGAAAACAGTCCTTTGAATTTCTGATCCTTCAGTGCTTCCATTACTTTAGGCATCTGGGAAACACCGTTACCCCATACTACATCGTGTGCCTCAGGAGATTTCTCATTCAAATCTTTGAAGTGCAGGCTTACAATATGACCATTCAGCTTCTTGATGCACTCTACCGGATCCAGACCGGAACGCACCCAGTGGCCGATATCAGCGCAGGCACCCATCAGTTTACTTCTGCCTTTTATGGCTTCCAGTACTTTCTCAGGGCTCCAGTACGGACTTGGTTTCGGGTGATCATGAATCGCCAGTTTGATCTGGTACTGATCGCACAGGGATGATACCAGGTCCAGGTCTTCTGCCTTAGGCTCGGAAGTAATGCTCTGGATACCCATCCTGTTCGCAAAATCAAACAGCATACGCCATTCTGCAGCAGAAGCAGGTACTACTACGCCAAAAGCTATCAACACCTTATGTTTCTTCTTAAACAGGGCTTTTACCTGCTCCTGCTTGTCGGGCGACATATGATAATCAAATTTGCCCTCTATACCTCCGCCAATCACCTGCCCGGGAAAAGCCTCTACATACTGGATACCGCAGCTGTCCATCTTATCCAATGCTTCCGCTAACGTAAAATGATTGAACGTCCATGCCTGCGCACCCAGTTTCCAACCCAGCGCATCTGCCCGGCTTTGTCCGGAGGCAGATCCTGCAAATAATGCCACCGCCAGTCCGCCTGCCAGCATCAATGCATTTCTCAGTTTTTTCATATAGATTTTTTTTTGATGATTGAAAGTAGTTGCTTTCAACTTAAAATGCAAGTTTTAAGTGTAAAAATTACAGCAAGCCCCACCGCTGAAGGAGGGCATATGTACTTTGTAACCGAAAAGTGGTAAATTTAATGACAGAAGAAGTGTTATGAGAGGAATTCAATTTACCAGGTTTAATCCGGACGACAACAAGAAAACACCCTTCCAGCAGTTACTGGACATTTTTACCCAACTCCTTACTTATACCAGCGGCGACATAACGGAAGCCCTGCAATGGCTGACCGAACTGGATAAGGAATACCAGCTTACCAACGATGAGTACGGAATCGGTGATTTTATCGAGGACCTGAAAAATAAAGGGTATATCCGTGAAAATGAAGAAACGGGCGCTATAGAAATAACTTCCAAAGCAGAACAGGCCATCCGCAAAAACGCG
The genomic region above belongs to Chitinophaga sp. 180180018-3 and contains:
- a CDS encoding FecR domain-containing protein, with protein sequence MQFNERIFYLLEAYTSGTASTGEEQELMTWMADAEEDSELKEYVRKFWSNYKPDNVYDKIDWDSMFNKIIVGNKGPSLSLKASFHWRWWTRAAAAAVIILVGMFYWLFSTIGSKQHKNFVVKSPNEIKSPAINKAMITLANGQKIYLDSANNGTIVTQGSMQLIKLSDGHIAYEKKRGDGALSGTNGYNTLSNPKGSKVIDMQLADGTRVWLNAGSSIVYPVVFSDKKKVSITGEAYFEVAKEYNRPFLVSAGDMEVRVLGTKFNINVYSDEAIPRATLVEGAVSVKANSTTVLLKPGEGVHLDKDGGLHLQKHVNVEQVLSWKNGYFSFKDADLSSILLQASRWYDVDVIFEGDMPIVRFSGDIDRGLTLNQFLSILDETRIHYRIEGKKLIIIP
- a CDS encoding RNA polymerase sigma-70 factor is translated as MVRIAEGDEKAFRIFFDKYRNRFYAVVLKMTRSEALAEDMVQEIFLKIWQNRASLPEITNPDSYFFTSLYRQVFRHYKRAALDRNLLKMVAEAPSFQSITDETVLAREGERLIEEAISRLPAQQQQVFRLSKQDGFSREQIAEQLNISPHTVKNHLADAMKSVKSYLSHSILIYIMLASLLD
- a CDS encoding SDR family oxidoreductase, with translation MNFQNKSVVITGGTSGIGKALAVEFLALGANVAVCGRKQPALDAMQNELNNKRLFTFVADVSVEADCKSFIESTIATFGKIDILINNAGISMRAMFRDLNVDVLKSLMDINFWGTVYCTKYAYPSILANKGTIVGVSSIAGYRGLPARTGYSASKFAMQGFLEALRTENLHAGVNVMWVCPGFTASNIRNTALNPQGQAQSETPLDEGKLMSAEAVANAIAKAIFKRKRTLVLTGQGKLTVLLSKLAPGLLDKLVYNHFKKEPGSPLQ
- a CDS encoding SAM-dependent chlorinase/fluorinase, which produces MSIITLTSDIGMQDYLVGAIKGQLWQYCPECHVTDISHHISPFNLPQATYICKSAFAYFPLGTFHFVLINLFDKRPDHVLVAEHNGQYIGCADNGLLTMIAGGMPEKVIKLPLPADAPKNTFTIIQLLATAARELSRGKALGELGPMTQQIQVKHNLQPLVGDDFIEGQIIHIDSFENVVVNITRQQFYQQCRNRQFRIFFRRDEVISQISETYADVPEGTKLALFNAAGYLEIAINKGNAAGLFGLQGFRREQLTQPAGYQQLSYYQTVRIIFQ
- a CDS encoding antibiotic biosynthesis monooxygenase family protein, with translation MINRIVKMEFAPDKVPVFRHLFHQQQSLIRNFPGCLHLELWENTATPHILFTFSQWESEAALESYRNSSLFHETWAATKVLFNAKPQAWSCQPIVISR
- a CDS encoding DUF2723 domain-containing protein → MNFKRTNNLVGWVICIIACFVYIKTMEATGSLWDCGEFISSAYKVQIPHPPGAPLFVLLGRLFSMFLKPSQAALGVNTMTALASGFTILFLFWTITHFARRLMVKPGEEISREKMIAIMGAGIVGALAYTFSDSFWFSAVEGEVYGMSSFFTAIVFWAILKWEHEADEPYSDRWIVLIGYLLGLSIGVHLLNLLTIPAMVMVYYFRRYKVTGWGTFWAFMMGCAITGIVQKYFIQDTVKASGYMDVFFVNSLGMGFFTGFLFYFALIVAILFIGYRKPKFSIYAPLIVIATIIIVPAFNDPGTGTIFFKFVLAAFFVAIPWILKAIGVKFNQSKAVHFSRLTIMFLLFMLLGYSTYITTMVRSTANPSVDMYNVDNPISLVGYLGREQYGDFPLIYGQVFTARPTEYKEGANIYARGAKKYEVSGKKMDPVYAPDDMMLFPRVWDGSNDQGHADFYRSWLGLQQGEKPGFGDNIKFFLQYQVNFMYIRYFMWNFVGKQNDTQGYGNVRDGNWISGISFIDNFFYGDQSLMPDSLKDNKGHNTMFFLPAILGLLGFFFQYNHHRKDTLVVSLLFFFTGFAIILYLNQAGNQPRERDYAYVGSFYAYAVWIGLGVLSVYNFLKKKTKSALSPALATGICLLAVPVLMGFQEWDDHDRSTKYVARDVAKDYLESCQKNAILFTVGDNDTYPLWYAQEVEGIRPDIRVINLSLLGVDWYIDQARRAVNESPAIPMTWSADKYKGETRNYIRFFDPGNIPADKYFNLKEIMNFMGSDDANSKITTQDGGNENFLPTRQLFIPVDKAEVVKYGVVNTKDTARILASVPFKVSKNFLLKNDLAVYDIIAANNWKRPIYFTSPTDLGLNDYLQTDGLAYHLVPLEKQTTQDPLGMDINANVNAMYDNLMHKFEFGGAQTKGTYFDEPNRKMVMYLRQAFTKLSIAMVQEGKAKDSALNVLKYMDKNILETNFPYAMTSPGNMHNYTSIQTIYAYYMAGDPKKGDELADKVTRDCEQQLRFYSSLPPSRMTSDLQRDGQNAQQFIAWLHQMKGDFGVNGAKRNKEGVIQMSTEDSNATPAAKDTGRIKK
- a CDS encoding sugar phosphate isomerase/epimerase, producing MKKLRNALMLAGGLAVALFAGSASGQSRADALGWKLGAQAWTFNHFTLAEALDKMDSCGIQYVEAFPGQVIGGGIEGKFDYHMSPDKQEQVKALFKKKHKVLIAFGVVVPASAAEWRMLFDFANRMGIQSITSEPKAEDLDLVSSLCDQYQIKLAIHDHPKPSPYWSPEKVLEAIKGRSKLMGACADIGHWVRSGLDPVECIKKLNGHIVSLHFKDLNEKSPEAHDVVWGNGVSQMPKVMEALKDQKFKGLFSAEYEYHWDYNVPEVKESAAYWRTMVSNL